The proteins below are encoded in one region of Phaseolus vulgaris cultivar G19833 chromosome 1, P. vulgaris v2.0, whole genome shotgun sequence:
- the LOC137816672 gene encoding uncharacterized protein, which produces MAAKVLKETKSMTAAEMTAETAEAAVSSVKCCCCGLVEECTQAYIGRVRERYGGRWICGLCAEAVKEEREREKIMITTDEALKRHMRFCQQFRSSSPPDSTNEDFILAVKQILFRTLDSPTKDRFSCRPLGRSHSCFSTMQGTHQAHRE; this is translated from the coding sequence ATGGCGGCGAAGGTTTTGAAAGAGACAAAGTCGATGACGGCGGCGGAGATGACTGCGGAAACGGCGGAGGCGGCGGTGTCGTCCGTGAAGTGCTGCTGCTGCGGGCTGGTGGAGGAGTGCACGCAGGCGTACATTGGGCGCGTGAGGGAGAGGTACGGTGGGCGGTGGATTTGTGGGCTGTGTGCGGAGGCAGTGAAagaagagagggagagagagaaaatcatGATAACAACCGACGAAGCTCTGAAACGACACATGAGGTTCTGCCAACAGTTCAGGTCGTCTTCTCCTCCCGACAGCACCAACGAGGATTTCATCCTCGCCGTCAAACAGATTCTGTTCCGTACCTTGGATTCTCCGACGAAAGACCGTTTCAGTTGTCGACCACTTGGGAGATCTCACAGCTGCTTCTCAACCATGCAAGGAACACATCAAGCCCATAGGGAATGA